CGGCTCTATAGGTGCGAGCGTCGCAATATACTTCTCGATCTGTTGCTGATTGTAATTCTTGTGCACCCATTCACCAATGAAAGTGCCGGCGGAAAAGTCCGCCAAGGTTGGCAACCCGCCCATCACGACGTGGGCTTTGATCCGTTTCTCCACGGCTGCCAAGACTCCCGCCCAGGTCGCACCGTAACTGTGGCCAACATACGCGATGCGCTTGGCGTCCACCTCAGGACGAGATTGCAAAAGGTCAACTCCGCGGCGTATATCGGTCACCAGCTGGATATAGCCGGCTCGCTCTTTTTCGGGCACTGCGAAGTCATCCCCCTGGCCATTCGGCCGATTGAAGACGCCTTCAATGAGCAGCGATTCGGCTCCCGCTCTGGCTAGCATCAGCGACTCCGCCAGAAATTCGCTGCGGTCTCCCTGTCCCCAGTGCACGAAGATGATCGCGGGAAAAGGTCCCTTGCCGCTGGGAATTACCAGGTACGCCGGGACGCTGCCGCCCTTCGGGCTGGCATAAGAAACATCGTGAACTTTGACCCCGCGTACTTCTTCGACGGACTTCTCC
This DNA window, taken from Terriglobales bacterium, encodes the following:
- a CDS encoding acetylxylan esterase yields the protein MKPAWLSILVVILLAASVLAFQQSLPKEMTYEEAAHLFDYDAKAPLAFQEKSVEEVRGVKVHDVSYASPKGGSVPAYLVIPSGKGPFPAIIFVHWGQGDRSEFLAESLMLARAGAESLLIEGVFNRPNGQGDDFAVPEKERAGYIQLVTDIRRGVDLLQSRPEVDAKRIAYVGHSYGATWAGVLAAVEKRIKAHVVMGGLPTLADFSAGTFIGEWVHKNYNQQQIEKYIATLAPIEPERFAGHAAPSTLFFQFAHQDRYITPKLAKEYWDAASQPKIQKWYYCSHEFNDPAALMDRDEFLRQQLRLKPVAPQILERLGMRATPARVVRRGAE